The DNA sequence ACATTGAGCGCCTGCCGTTCGGTATCTTTCACACCCATAAAGACTTCACATTCCATGTCAAGCAGTGCCGCTCCGGTTGCAGCCGCAACACCGTGCTGGCCCGCGCCAGTTTCTGCAATAATACGTGTTTTGCCCATTTTTTTGGCAAGCAGCGTCTGCCCAAGCACGTTATTGATTTTATGGGAACCCGTATGGTTCAGGTCCTCACGCTTAAGGTAAATTTTTGCACCGCCGAGGTCTTTTGTCATTTTCTCTGCATAATAAAGCAGGGACGGACGGTTTGCATAATTACAGAAAAGGTCATGCAGTTCTTTCCTGAACTGCGGGTCTTTTTTATAATATTCGTAGGCGTCTTCCAGCCGGTGCAGCTCATGCATCAGCGTTTCCGGAACATACTGCCCACCGAATTCGCCATATCTTCCTTTAGCCATTTCGTATCCTCCTGATTATCGTAAAGATCTTATTTCTGTCTTTCTTTCCGTCAGTCTCGACACCGCTGGAAACATCCATCCCCCAAGGATGCAGCTTCCGCACCGCTTCCTGCACATTTTCCGGTGTCAGCCCGCCTGCAAGGAACCACGGGCGGTTAATCGGCGGTACCAAACTCCAGTCAAATGCCGTTCCGGTTCCGCCGCCGCTGTCCAGCAGCAAAAAATCCGCCGGGCTGGCTTCCGCACGGGCAATATCCGCCGCGCTTTGTATGCGGAATGCCTGAATCACTGGAAATCCGGCCTGCTGAATCTGCCGAACGCTTTCTGCCGGTTCCTGCCCATGCAGCTGGGCAATGGTGATTGTGCCGCTTTGCAGCAGTGCCAAAATTTCTGCCACTGCAGCATTGACAAAGATACCAACCGGCAGAATTTCCGGTGCAAGTGCGGCACGGAGTTCTGCCGCCTGCCGTGGTGTTACTTTCCGGCGGCTTTCTGCAAATACAAACCCGACATAGTCCGGTTCTGCCTCATTTACAGCCTGAATATCCTGCATCCGTGTCAGACCGCATACTTTAATTTTCGTCACATTCGGCTCCCCCCTTCCCACGCAGTTCCCGCAGACGCTGTTTCCGGTTCGGGGCACGCATGAGCGCTTCCCCAACTAAGACAGCATCCGCCTGCATCCGGCAAACGTCGGCAATTTCTTTTGACCCTTTCACGCCGCTTTCTGAAACAAAAGCCACATCCGACGGCACCAGCCTGCGCAGCCGTTCTCCTGCAGAAAGGTCAATGGTAAAATTTTTCAAATTCCGATTGTTGACACCGACAATCCTTGCACCAGATGCCAGTGCCCGCTGCACTTCTTCTTCCGTATGGGCTTCTACTAAAGCGGAAAGGCCCAGTCGCTGTGCCAACTCCCGATAGTCCCGCAGTTCCCGGTCTGTTAGGATGGCACAAATCAGCAGCACAGCCGATGCGCCCAGCAGCTTTGCTTCGCAGATCATGTACGGGTCCACCGTAAAATCCTTGCGCAGTACAGGAATTTGTACCGTTTGTGCAATTTCCTGCAGATACCGGTCGCTTCCCAGAAACCACTTTGGTTCTGTCAGCACAGAAATGGCAGCCGCACCCGCTTCCTCATAATCTTTTGCAATCTGCAGATACGGAAAATCCGGCATAATCAGCCCTTTGCTGGGGGAAGCTTTTTTCACTTCACAGATAAAAGAAAGTCCCGGCTGTTTCAGTGCACGCTCAAATGGGAATGTCCGGTCCGCCGGCAGCGCTTCCGCTTCTGCCAATAAAGATTCATACGATTTCTTTGTTTTCCGCTGTGCCACCCGTTCTCTTGCGGCGGCGGCAAGATCATCCAAAATCATACGTTTTCTCCGTTAGAAAGCCGGATAAACTGTTCCAACTGTGCTTTTGCCGCTCCGCTGTCGATTGTCTGTGCAGCAAGCTGCACACCTCCGCCAATACTGGAAACTTTTCCCGCAATTTTCAGCGCAGCAGCGGTATTCAGCAGCACAGCATCTCGCTTTGGCCCTTTTTCACCAGACAGAACTGCACGGGTAATAGCAGCATTCTGCTCCGGTGTACCACCGACCAGGTCTTCTTTCTGACAGCGCGTCAAGCCAAAATCTTCCGGCTGAATCACATAGGAGCAATACTGACCCCCCTGCAGCTCACAAACGGTAGTGGGAGCAGAAAGTGAAATTTCATCCAACCGATCCTGCCCATACACGACCATGCCGCTTTTAACCCCGAGGTTTGTCAGCACACGTGCCAGCGGTTCCACCAGCGCTTCCTCATAAACACCCATCAGCTCCATATTGGCGCCTGCCGGATTGGAAAGTGGGCCGAGAATGTTAAACACGGTGCGGATTCCAAGTTCTTTCCGGACGGGTGCAACATATTTCATGGCAATATGATAATTCTGCGCAAACAGGAAACACAAATTAATCTTTTTGAGCAATTCCGTGCTTTTTTCCGGCGGCAGGGTAATATTGACGCCCAGTGCTTCCAGCACATCTGCAGCGCCGCATTTACTGGAAGCGGCACGATTGCCGTGTTTTGCTACCGGTACACCGGCCGCCGATGCCACAATTGCGGATGTAGTCGAAATGTTGAAAGAATTGGCGTTGTCCCCGCCGGTTCCCACGATTTCCAGCACATCCATATCATGCAGCAATTTGACGCAGTGGGCACGCATCCCCGCAGCAGAAGCGGTAATCTCCTCAATCGTCTCCCCTTTTATGCGCAGAGCAGTCAGATAGGCCCCCATCTGTGCCTGTGTCGTTTTTCCGCTCATAATTTCGTTCATGACTTCATTGGCGGTTTTGTAGTCAAGATCTTTTTTTTCAACAAGCTGTGCAATCGCTTCTTTAATCATTTCGGCAGCCTCCTATAAAAATCATTCAACACGGATTCGGTTAGATAGATGAAAATTTATTTTTGGGGACAAAGCTTTAAAAAGTTCTGCAGGATTTTTTCCCCCTGCGGTGTCAGGATGGACTCCGGGTGAAACTGCAGGCCGAATACCGGTTGGGTCTGGTACTGCACTGCCATGATTTCGCCGTCATCCAAACTGCGTGCCGCAACCTTCAGTTCAGGCGGCAGGTTTGCTTCCTGAACGGACAGGGAATGATACCGCGCCGCACCGATCACTTCCGGCAGCCCGCAGAACAGCGGACAATCTTGGCTGAGTTTCACCTGTGACTGCTTGCCATGCATCAACTGCTTCGCATACCCGATTTTTCCTCCGAATGCCTGACAGATTGCTTGGTGTCCAAGACACACGCCCAGCAGCGGCACTTTGCCGGTGAAAAAGCGCACCGCTTCTTCACACACCCCTGCATTTTCCGGCCGACCGGGGCCGGGACTTAAAATCACTGCATCCGGCTGCATCTCTGCCAGCTGCTTGACTGGAAATTCGCTGTTGCGCACAACCCGGATATTCGGCTCCATGGCACCGATCATCTGGTAAAGATTATAGGAAAAGCTGTCATAATTATCAATCAGCAGAATCATCGTCAATCTCCTCCTGTGCTTCCTGCAGGGCAGCCACAACCGCCTTTGCTTTGTTAATGCATTCTTGATATTCCTGCTCCGGAATGCTGTCTGCCACAATGCCTGCGCCAGAACGGACAAAGACCTTTCCGTTCTTTTTAAACGCGATGCGGATGGCGATGCAGGTATCCAAGTTTCCGGTAAAATCCAAATAGCCAATTGCGCCGCCGTAAATCCCGCGCCGGTTATTTTCCAGTTCATTGATAATCTGGCAGGCACGGAACTTCGGCGCACCGGAAAGGGTCCCGGCCGGCAGGACGGAGCCAATGACATCCGGTGCCGTAAATCCGTCCTTGATGGTTCCGGTGACTGTGGAACCAAGGTGCATGATGTGGGAAAACCGCAGTACCTGCAGATGCCTTTCTACTTTTACGGAACCGAATTCGCTGATACGGCCCAGATCATTGCGGCCGAGGTCCACCAACATGTTGTGTTCGGCAAGCTCTTTGGGATCCGTCAGTAAATCGTGTTCCAGCTGGCGGTCCTGTTCCTCTGTTTCTCCGCGGGGCCGGGAACCTGCCAGCGGAAAAGTCTGCAGCACGCCGTTATCAAGTTTTACTAATGTTTCTGGGGAAGCACCCGCAATTTCAATGTCATCACTGGAGAAATAGAACATGTATGGAGACGGGTTCAACGTGCGCAGCACCCGGTAGGTATTGAGCAGGCTGCCCTCAAAGTCAGCATCCAGCCGGTTGCTGAGTACAGCCTGAAAAATATCGCCTTCCCGAATATACTGCTTTGCACGTTCCACCATCTGGCAATATGCCTCTTTCGTGAAAAGGTGACGCACCGGAGAAGTCATACGGCCCGGTTTCCGCTGCGCAGGTGTTCCGTTCCGAATCAGGTTGGCTAAGTATTTTAATTCTTCCTGTGCATCTGCATAGGCAGCTTCCACATTCCCGTCTAAGCGGATATTCGCAATCAGCACAATTTTCTGGCGGAAATGGTCAAATGCAATCACACGGTCAAAGAGCATTAGGTCCACATCATTGAAATTTTCCTGATCTTCGGCATCCAGCTTCAGTTCCGGTTCACTGTATTTCACATAGTCATAGGAGAAATAACCGACTAAGCCACCGGTAAAGGGAGGCAGTTCCGAAAACCGCGGGCTTTTATTGGCTGCAAGAATCTTTTTCAGCACAGCGCCCGGGTCCTGTGT is a window from the Caproicibacterium lactatifermentans genome containing:
- a CDS encoding phosphoribosylanthranilate isomerase; amino-acid sequence: MTKIKVCGLTRMQDIQAVNEAEPDYVGFVFAESRRKVTPRQAAELRAALAPEILPVGIFVNAAVAEILALLQSGTITIAQLHGQEPAESVRQIQQAGFPVIQAFRIQSAADIARAEASPADFLLLDSGGGTGTAFDWSLVPPINRPWFLAGGLTPENVQEAVRKLHPWGMDVSSGVETDGKKDRNKIFTIIRRIRNG
- the trpC gene encoding indole-3-glycerol phosphate synthase TrpC — encoded protein: MILDDLAAAARERVAQRKTKKSYESLLAEAEALPADRTFPFERALKQPGLSFICEVKKASPSKGLIMPDFPYLQIAKDYEEAGAAAISVLTEPKWFLGSDRYLQEIAQTVQIPVLRKDFTVDPYMICEAKLLGASAVLLICAILTDRELRDYRELAQRLGLSALVEAHTEEEVQRALASGARIVGVNNRNLKNFTIDLSAGERLRRLVPSDVAFVSESGVKGSKEIADVCRMQADAVLVGEALMRAPNRKQRLRELRGKGGAECDEN
- the trpD gene encoding anthranilate phosphoribosyltransferase, which produces MIKEAIAQLVEKKDLDYKTANEVMNEIMSGKTTQAQMGAYLTALRIKGETIEEITASAAGMRAHCVKLLHDMDVLEIVGTGGDNANSFNISTTSAIVASAAGVPVAKHGNRAASSKCGAADVLEALGVNITLPPEKSTELLKKINLCFLFAQNYHIAMKYVAPVRKELGIRTVFNILGPLSNPAGANMELMGVYEEALVEPLARVLTNLGVKSGMVVYGQDRLDEISLSAPTTVCELQGGQYCSYVIQPEDFGLTRCQKEDLVGGTPEQNAAITRAVLSGEKGPKRDAVLLNTAAALKIAGKVSSIGGGVQLAAQTIDSGAAKAQLEQFIRLSNGENV
- a CDS encoding anthranilate synthase component II, whose amino-acid sequence is MILLIDNYDSFSYNLYQMIGAMEPNIRVVRNSEFPVKQLAEMQPDAVILSPGPGRPENAGVCEEAVRFFTGKVPLLGVCLGHQAICQAFGGKIGYAKQLMHGKQSQVKLSQDCPLFCGLPEVIGAARYHSLSVQEANLPPELKVAARSLDDGEIMAVQYQTQPVFGLQFHPESILTPQGEKILQNFLKLCPQK
- the trpE gene encoding anthranilate synthase component I, yielding MIKPTLEEVKRFAAQGQYRILPVSREIYADIKTPIEVLRILQAESHHCFLLESAESKRHWGRYTFLGFDPKQEITCADGEMCVRGETEEHFHTQDPGAVLKKILAANKSPRFSELPPFTGGLVGYFSYDYVKYSEPELKLDAEDQENFNDVDLMLFDRVIAFDHFRQKIVLIANIRLDGNVEAAYADAQEELKYLANLIRNGTPAQRKPGRMTSPVRHLFTKEAYCQMVERAKQYIREGDIFQAVLSNRLDADFEGSLLNTYRVLRTLNPSPYMFYFSSDDIEIAGASPETLVKLDNGVLQTFPLAGSRPRGETEEQDRQLEHDLLTDPKELAEHNMLVDLGRNDLGRISEFGSVKVERHLQVLRFSHIMHLGSTVTGTIKDGFTAPDVIGSVLPAGTLSGAPKFRACQIINELENNRRGIYGGAIGYLDFTGNLDTCIAIRIAFKKNGKVFVRSGAGIVADSIPEQEYQECINKAKAVVAALQEAQEEIDDDSAD